In Vespa velutina chromosome 1, iVesVel2.1, whole genome shotgun sequence, the following proteins share a genomic window:
- the LOC124957699 gene encoding mucin-5AC-like isoform X3, which yields MKKEKRKERNEGSRCFPGPNWFGCDISLCETNRRAATKSHAYNYGYEVSPNGQFHHEVHGPDDITYGCYGYVDPFGKLKTTFYISDGWGYRVVHPGQNVELFFHEHEHHENRQSHKHDNDDHHDHHGILRAWDKLHFPSICAQFEGTNTNPTVIPPSEPETLGAPGIPGIPKYPATPGTPETPPRSGYLRKSGTPTIPGKSESPTSSRTPNLPGRPGTPRKQGTPSHTEYFEKPGTPEIPRPSNIPGKPKTPDIPDTPSHPEFPRKPARVRMSSTPSTPEKQYYPEYPSTSGTSVTPGKPFQPSHPDTSITPVIPEKPSHPMQSDTPSILSRPKTPGTFLTPGTSGTSYYPSYYERSRTSNIPGIIRTPLHLTYPDTSITFTTPDKQDTLGPNSFGIQFRNPGTPETPGSPGTPETPGTLPQPTYLNTTRTSNNPDDKDSPSSPSTSTASEVSNILDVVDNSGVEELPAPQQFDAPGTSSQLVSSGIILHPAMPLSSAYLDAGVVFNNQGILDPQNSPDIPVLTRISNFLSESEYYILKTPSNPSTPGTPEVMYSKTFTTDSSDLSSSSSHPNITDNVILKSASSQSPSSEILSIAAATTEISDSSKKPETIKQIGTSAYPSTSTHPSTSTHPSTSTQTDISEHSRKRMWSQVVASPEESSYSKIAKQCNKSTQTDKKRKRPNVRKTRRRPNNQSKIVSRSRTHSQSTYSGIQWTSGIMAVHGMPSTSATSSGYGKQDIRTSSTSGGSDSPTDQSSSYSLTPDTQPNSQLASSSKILAVVKRKREILNIPRFPRRIRRQFCTNIYERPEIPLSPEQENIPGQHSTSEITHSGKPLTPDITEPLARTSSLAHSSTQEISSLPGTAGPSSIPSGLQISKLPKNRSRGSSNSTRLHRPIFITVYKIDKDDLKHTHASETIQNTSLSSSTTDPPAQFAIQSTSRTSRKLDFSKYVGTSKEISYDDHSRIPSHCIRDIADTQERLPSSVQSGASDILLPPGDSGSQSTPVIEEIPEQPTSLAHLGTTITPRNSVNPGTSGIQPHFQAFGTPGTSSSPSSPTDPRQLDIPKIIVTPSTPRSLYFKPSTTSRTRTYFGDSRIAGNEEPRRPMQIALQKIYNNLGRKAILRRTNTSKTSVKASDTSSSDKAVSSEYIDILKVTEIPPSCIHDVAKIPERLSSSAQSSASETLIQPNIPSTSVITDTTTITSSPAYFAGPKTTSPPEYLGITSTSDIVETPARTSPPAHSSSSPLAHSDSPPLAHSGSPPLAHSDLPPLAQSGSSPIAQSGLPPLAHSGSPPLAHSDSPPLAHTDLPPLAHSDSSPLAHSDLPSLAHPASPTLEHLDSPPLAHSGSPHLAHSGSPPLAHSDSSLLAHSGSPPLAYSGSPTLAHSGSPPLAHSGSPPSAHSCSAPLAHSDSPPLAHSDSPPLAHSGSPPLAHFGSQPPAHLNSTSVVHLGSHLLAHLGSPPPAHLGSPPPAHLNISKTPSHPRYLGISASVKTIVRTPSSTDLSTPRTSSHPEYPGISSTPGMVESPTRRQSPTHLASLPPTHLGSSHPTHLGSQPSTKLGSPPPAHLFSIPPIHLVSLPPVHLGSQLPTHLGLAPPAHLDSQPPTDSGSQSTTHAGSQPPTELGSQPPAYLFSLPPIHLVSLPPVHLDSLPLTHLGSQPTTHLNSQSTTHLDSQPSLHLGLPPPIHLDSQSTTHLDSQPSLNLGSQPPTHLGSQPTTHLNSQSTTHLDSQPSLHLGLPPPIHLDSQSTTHLDSQPSLNLGSQPPTHLGLQPPTHLGSQPPTHLGSQPPTHLGSQLPTHLSLAPPAHLFSLPSIRFVSLPPVHLNSPSPAFLSTPRTPSHTEYLGISSTPAIVGSPTRTQPPTHLGSAPPAHLVSLPPIHLDPASPAHLNTPRTPSHSEYLGISSTPAIVEMPTRTQPPTHLCSPSLAHLGSLPPVHLGSLPPAHLDTLGMPSPRVNSDISRNEPHSPYPGTSETDKFPDSPRPHSQYIIPGTSDTLDTSGHQNDTSETQPYPVYSETPETYDTSSRQDIPGNRGTSETYPEYHDTSDIPSRQDTSEYDDNSDTSRILTYSRYSVIPRPTISPDIQRPLERDRTRTSSSRVDYSGYRGESGGRQHAEYPDTSERSNRPNIPPYLPYPLHLSYNGSLRYPSAYPRILGTSGRSGLFGKPNYPIHVRYPSYFNGPGGPVGPKGPIGDIGDIGDVGGDGEAGPDGPWPTGSPGPDGPWPGDPDYYSSVIHSAKSRSRGPVKILRLKSYKPINISSSIKTDFPGQINLKSLIKSNIASAINNDKLSEVSYPIKVSKIVDLDHSKFKMQEYEQINEGNVNHNAKEINSLMHDTLKTSDHLKHTFSKNLEKDEITDKNIKTYGLKIERKQNNQYEVIEDIKRAEEPKEDLEEFPVYRQKQYRKEYKFSANHTFASQDIIKDALKQPYEINHQGSRLIVHTKFDRNEENKGRENIDSPENETIAIMKQVNTSSEGEQTDHRINATGVQPPHPVNIKSFSLPLGPNPQACPCYLVESHKENDITSSTTSTPPLIGQLGFIPVIFIPYCPGNKADSHKMKLMYPTATPVPYPCNACTTSGENIETKLLGLQLDQLGNIENLKDVLSVANLGFLNVPIRNVVEKRKIRNRKVV from the exons ATGCATATAATTACGGTTATGAGGTGAGTCCTAATGGACAATTTCATCACGAAGTGCATGGACCAGACGACATTACATATGGATGTTACGGCTATGTAGATCCttttggaaaattaaaaacaacatTTTACATAAGTGATGGATGGGGATATAGAGTAGTCCACCCAGGACAAAATGTCGAACTATTTTTTCACGAACATGAACATCATGAGAATAGACAATCTCATAAGCatgataatgacgatcatCATGATCATCACGGCATTCTAAGAGCTTGGGACAAGTTACATTTTCCATCCATATGTGCACAATTTGAAGGAACGAATACTAATCCTACTGTGATACCACCATCAGAAccagaaa CACTTGGGGCCCCAGGAATTCCTGGAATACCTAAATATCCTGCCACTCCTGGTACACCAGAAACACCACCTCGGTCTGGATACCTTAGAAAATCAGGAACTCCTACGATTCCAGGAAAATCAGAATCTCCAACGTCGTCAAGAACTCCTAATCTTCCAGGAAGACCAGGCACACCGAGAAAACAGGGAACACCATCGCATACTGAATACTTTGAAAAGCCTGGCACACCAGAAATTCCTAGGCCCTCGAACATTCCAGGAAAACCAAAAACTCCTGACATTCCAGATACACCATCACATCCTGAATTCCCTAGGAAACCTGCAAGAGTAAGGATGTCTAGTACTCCAAGCACACCAGAAAAGCAATATTATCCGGAATATCCTAGCACATCTGGAACATCTGTTACTCCAGGAAAACCATTCCAACCTTCACACCCTGACACATCCATTACTCCTGTCATTCCAGAAAAACCATCGCATCCTATGCAATCAGATACTCCTAGTATTTTAAGTAGACCAAAAACTCCTGGAACTTTTCTTACTCCAGGTACATCAGGAACATCGTATTATCCGAGCTATTATGAAAGATCAAGAACTTCTAACATTCCAGGCATAATAAGAACACCATTGCATCTTACGTACCCTGATACATCAATAACTTTTACTACACCAGATAAACAAGACACTCTTGGTCCAAATTCATTCGGAATACAATTCAGAAATCCTGGCACACCAGAGACTCCTGGAAGTCCGGGAACACCAGAAACGCCAGGAACACTACCGCAACCTACATACCTGAACACAACAAGAACTTCAAATAATCCGGATGACAAAGACAGTCCTTCATCACCTTCAACCTCTACCGCATCAGAAGTTTCGAATATTTTAGACGTAGTAGATAATTCTGGAGTAGAAGAATTACCAGCTCCTCAGCAATTTGACGCACCAGGAACATCATCGCAACTTGTATCCTCAGGAATAATTCTTCATCCTGCCATGCCATTGAGTTCTGCGTATTTGGATGCAGGAGTGGTTTTTAATAATCAAGGTATACTAGATCCTCAAAATTCACCCGATATTCCTGTACTAACTCGAATTTCGAACTTTTTAAGTGAATcagaatattacatattaaaaacACCATCGAATCCTTCAACTCCTGGCACACCAGAAGTAATGTACTCGAAAACATTTACCACAGACTCTTCAGATctatcatcatcttcttcacACCCTAACATAACTGacaatgttatattaaaatcagCAAGCTCACAATCACCATCTTCTGAAATTCTTAGCATTGCTGCAGCAACAACAGAAATTTCTGACAGTTCAAAAAAACCAGAGACAATTAAACAGATAGGCACTTCTGCATACCCAAGCACTTCTACACATCCAAGCACTTCTACACATCCAAGCACTTCTACACAAACAGATATTTCTGAACACTCTAGAAAACGTATGTGGTCACAGGTAGTTGCATCTCCTGAAGAATCATCCTATTCTAAAATTGCTAAACAATGCAATAAAAGTACTCAAACAgacaaaaaacgaaagagaccAAACGTAAGAAAAACACGTAGAAGACCCAATAATCAATCTAAAATAGTATCGCGTAGTAGAACCCACTCGCAGTCTACATATTCTGGTATACAATGGACTTCTGGTATTATGGCAGTACATGGCATGCCATCAACTTCTGCGACTTCTAGTGGTTATGGTAAGCAAGATATTAGAACTTCGAGTACTTCAGGTGGATCAGACAGTCCCACAGATCAATCATCATCGTATTCTTTAACCCCAGATACACAACCAAACTCACAATTAGCATCATCTTCTAAAATTCTTGCCGTTgtcaaaagaaaacgagaaattcTCAATATTCCTAGATTTCCTCGCAGAATAAGAAGACAATTCTGTACTAACATCTATGAGAGACCAGAAATACCACTCAGCCCTGAACAGGAAAACATTCCAGGACAACATAGCACATCAGAAATAACACACTCTGGCAAACCATTAACTCCAGACATTACAGAACCACTAGCAAGAACATCATCTCTTGCACATTCGAGCACACAAGAAATATCATCATTACCTGGCACAGCGGGGCCTTCTAGTATTCCAAGTGGGTTACAAATTAGTAAATTACCCAAAAACCGTAGTAGAGGATCTTCTAATTCTACGAGACTCCATCGTcctatatttattaccgtttataaaatagataaagatgATCTTAAACATACTCATGCATCAGAAACAATACAAAATACTTCCCTTTCTTCATCTACAACAGATCCTCCTGCACAGTTTGCCATACAAAGTACTTCTCGTACATCACGTAAATTAGACTTCTCTAAATACGTTGGCAcatcaaaagaaatatcatatgATGATCATTCTCGCATACCATCGCATTGCATTCGTGATATTGCAGATACTCAAGAGAGACTACCATCTTCTGTACAGTCGGGTGCATCAGACATACTTCTTCCACCTGGAGACTCTGGCTCACAATCGACTCCTGTTATTGAAGAAATCCCAGAACAACCAACATCTCTTGCACATTTGGGTACAACAATAACGCCAAGGAATTCTGTAAACCCTGGCACATCAGGTATACAACCGCATTTTCAAGCCTTTGGAACACCAGGGACTTCTAGTTCTCCAAGCAGTCCTACAGATCCTAGACAATTGGACATACCAAAGATTATTGTTACTCCAAGTACTCCACGTAGTCTATATTTTAAACCTTCTACCACATCAAGAACACGAACGTATTTTGGGGATTCTAGAATTGCAGGGAATGAAGAACCACGTCGTCCTATGCAGATTGccttacaaaaaatatataataacttagGTAGAAAAGCCATTCTTAGACGTACTAACACATCAAAAACATCAGTAAAAGCGTCAGATACTTCTTCTTCAGATAAAGCAGTCTCTTCTGAATACATTGACATATTAAAAGTGACTGAAATACCACCGTCTTGCATTCATGATGTAGCAAAAATCCCAGAGAGACTATCATCTTCTGCACAATCGAGTGCATCAGAAACACTTATCCAGCCTAACATACCATCGACTTCTGTTATAACAGACACTACAACAATAACGTCATCTCCTGCATATTTTGCTGGACCAAAAACAACATCGCCTCCTGAATACCTTGGCATAACGTCGACCTCTGATATTGTAGAAACACCAGCAAGAACATCACCTCCAGCACATTCAAGTTCATCACCTTTAGCACATTCGGATTCACCACCTTTAGCACATTCGGGTTCACCACCTTTAGCACATTCGGATTTACCACCTTTAGCACAATCGGGTTCATCACCTATAGCACAGTCGGGTTTACCACCATTAGCACATTCGGGTTCACCACCTTTGGCACACTCGGATTCTCCACCTTTAGCACATACGGATTTACCACCTTTAGCACATTCGGATTCATCACCTTTAGCACATTCGGATTTACCATCTTTAGCACATCCGGCTTCACCAACTTTAGAACATTTGGATTCACCACCTTTAGCACATTCAGGTTCACCGCATTTAGCACATTCGGGTTCACCACCTTTAGCACATTCAGATTCATCACTTTTAGCACATTCAGGTTCACCACCTTTAGCATATTCGGGTTCACCAACTTTAGCACATTCAGGTTCACCACCTTTAGCACATTCAGGTTCACCACCTTCAGCACATTCGTGTTCAGCACCTTTAGCACATTCGGATTCACCACCTTTAGCACATTCGGATTCACCACCTTTAGCACATTCGGGTTCACCACCTTTAGCACATTTCGGTTCACAACCTCCGGCTCATTTGAATTCAACATCTGTAGTACATTTAGGTTCACACCTTCTAGCACATTTAGGTTCACCACCTCCAGCACATTTGGGTTCACCACCTCCAGCGCATTTGAATATATCAAAAACACCATCGCATCCTAGATATCTTGGCATATCTGCTAGTGTAAAAACAATAGTAAGAACACCATCTTCAACAGATTTGAGTACACCAAGAACATCATCACATCCTGAATACCCCGGCATATCATCGACTCCTGGTATGGTGGAATCACCGACAAGAAGACAATCTCCAACACATTTGGCTTCACTACCTCCAACACATTTAGGTTCATCACATCCAACACATTTGGGTTCACAACCTTCAACGAAGTTGGGTTCACCACCTCCAGCACATTTGTTTTCAATACCTCCAATACATTTGGTTTCACTACCTCCCGTACATTTGGGTTCACAACTTCCAACACATTTAGGTTTAGCACCTCCAGCACATTTGGATTCACAACCTCCAACAGATTCGGGTTCACAATCTACAACACATGCGGGTTCACAACCTCCAACAGAATTAGGTTCACAACCACCAGCATACTTGTTTTCACTACCTCCAATACATTTGGTTTCACTACCTCCAGTACATTTGGATTCACTACCTCTTACACATTTGGGTTCACAACCTACAACACATTTGAATTCACAATCTACAACACATTTGGATTCACAACCTTCATTACATTTGGGTTTACCACCTCCAATACATTTAGATTCACAATCTACAACACATTTGGATTCACAACCTTCATTAAATTTGGGTTCACAACCTCCAACACATTTGGGTTCACAACCTACAACACATTTGAATTCACAATCTACAACACATTTGGATTCACAACCTTCATTACATTTGGGTTTACCACCTCCAATACATTTAGATTCACAATCTACAACACATTTGGATTCACAACCTTCATTAAATTTGGGTTCACAACCTCCAACACATTTGGGTTTACAACCTCCAACACATTTGGGTTCACAACCTCCAACACATTTGGGTTCTCAACCTCCAACACATTTGGGCTCACAACTTCCAACACATTTGAGTTTAGCACCTCCAGCACATTTGTTTTCACTCCCTTCAATACGTTTTGTTTCACTACCTCCAGTACATTTGAATTCGCCATCTCCAGCATTTTTGAGTACACCAAGAACCCCATCGCATACTGAATACCTTGGTATATCTTCGACTCCTGCTATTGTAGGATCACCGACAAGAACTCAACCTCCAACACATTTGGGTTCAGCACCTCCAGCACATTTGGTTTCACTACCTCCAATACATTTGGATCCGGCATCTCCAGCACATTTGAATACACCGAGAACGCCATCACATTCTGAATACCTTGGCATATCGTCGACTCCTGCTATTGTAGAAATGCCGACAAGAACACAACCTCCAACACATTTGTGTTCACCATCTCTAGCACATTTGGGTTCACTACCTCCAGTACATTTGGGTTCACTACCTCCAGCACATTTGGATACATTAGGAATGCCATCGCCTCGTGTAAACTCTGACATATCAAGAAACGAACCGCATTCTCCATATCCTGGCACATCTGAAACTGACAAATTTCCAGATAGTCCAAGACCGCATAGTCAATATATTATACCAGGTACTTCTGATACTTTAGATACATCTGGACACCAGAATGACACATCAGAAACGCAACCGTATCCTGTATATTCTGAGACCCCAGAAACTTATGATACTTCAAGTAGACAGGACATTCCTGGGAATCGTGGTACATCAGAAACATATCCTGAATATCATGATACATCTGATATTCCAAGTAGACAAGATACTTCTGAATACGACGATAATTCTGATACCTCAAGAATACTAACGTATTCTAGATATTCTGTTATACCTAGGCCTACTATCTCTCCTGATATACAAAGACCTCTTGAACGTGACAGAACAAGAACTTCTTCAAGTAGAGTAGACTATTCTGGATATCGTGGAGAATCAGGAGGAAGACAACATGCCGAATATCCTGACACGTCAGAAAGATCTAACAGACCGAATATACCACCCTATCTGCCTTATCCACTACATCTAAGCTATAATGGATCTCTTAGATACCCGTCAGCATATCCTAGGATTCTGGGAACGAGCGGAAGATCCGGTTTATTTGGAAAGCCaa aTTACCCAATTCATGTTAGATATCCATCTTATTTCAATGGCCCCGGGGGTCCTGTTGGACCAAAAGGACCTATTGGTGATATAGGCGATATCGGAGACGTCGGTGGTGATGGTGAAGCAGGCCCGGATGGTCCATGGCCAACCGGATCTCCAGGACCTGACGGACCATGGCCTGGTGATCCAGATTATTACTCAAGTGTAATACATTCCGCGAAATCACGTTCTCGTGGTCCTGTGAAAATTTTACGGCTCAAATCTTATAAACCGATAAATATTAGTTCATCGATAAAAACAGATTTTCCAGgacaaattaatttaaaatcacttataaaatcgaatattgCTAGtgcaataaataatgataaattatctgAGGTTTCATATCCTATCAAAGTAAGCAAAATCGTTGATTTGGATCATAGTAAATTTAAAATGCAAGAATATGAACAAATTAATGAAGGAAATGTCAACCATAAtgcgaaagaaattaattcattaatgcATGATACATTGAAAACATCAGATCATTTAAAGCATACATTCTCGAAAAATCTAGAAAAGGATGAAATTACTGATAAAAACATTAAGACATACGGATTGAAAATTGAACGTAAGCAAAATAATCAATACGAGGTAATAGAGGATATTAAACGTGCAGAAGAACCGAAAGAAGACTTAGAAGAATTCCCTGTTTATCGTCAGAAACAATatcgaaaagaatataaattttctgcCAATCATACTTTTGCATCCcaagatattattaaagatgCACTAAAACAACCTTATGAAATAAACCATCAAGGAAGCCGCCTTATAGTGCATACGAAGTTcgatagaaatgaagaaaacaaaggaCGAGAAAATATTGATTCCCCCGAAAACGAAACTATTGCTATAATGAAACAGGTAAATACATCGTCGGAAGGTGAACAAACGGATCATAGAATAAACGCAACAGGAGTTCAACCACCACATCCGGTCAATATTAAGTCCTTTTCATTACCCTTAGGACCAAATCCTCAAGCTTGTCCTTGTTACTTAGTTGAATCGCACAAGGAAAACGATATCACTAGCAGCACAACATCCACTCCTCCTCTCATTGGTCAGCTTGGATTCATTCCTGTCATTTTTATACCGTATTGTCCCGGCAACAAGGCAGATAGTCACAAAATGAAACTTATGTATCCCACCGCAACACCTGTTCCGTATCCATGCAATGCATGTACCACGTCAGgtgaaaatatagaaacaaaaCTTCTTGGCTTACAATTAGATCAACTTGgcaatattgaaaatttaaaggACGTCTTGAGTGTGGCCAATCTTGGATTTTTGAATGTTCCAATCAGAAACGTTgttgagaagagaaaaatcagAAATAGGAAAGTAGTATGA